tcttcatgccttatatatcatgtactgatatatatatcttcatgccttatatatcatgtactgtagtacgccgctagattaaaactgacgtggaaaggtaacacatgcccaccgaaagctctttttatgagagcccaggtggtcgtgtggtctagcgggacgactgcagtgcaggcgatttggtgtcacgatatcacagtagcatgggttcgaatcccggcgagggaagaaccaaaaatttgcgaaagcaaatttacagatctaacattgttgggttgatgtttagacgagttgtatatatatatatatatatatatatatattctacagAAGAGTAAAAATATGATTTCTGATTTTAGAGTAAGGTTAGAAACAAATGGAAAAGTTGGAGATACAATGATGGGTGAACAAATATCAAAGTAAGTAAATATAGGTTGGTCAATTTAAACTCCCCCACCGAACAAAATAATAATGTCCTGCCAATACTCAAATTTTATACATATTTAGCCGTCCCTAAGATTTTATACATAAAGCCGTCACAAAATGTTTATACATATAGCCATcacaaatattttatacatatagcgatcacaaaaaaaaataaacataaaaccgTCACTAAGATTTATACATGTAGCCGTCACAATAGTTTTATACATATTGTCGTcacaataattttatacatattgTCGTCACAAAGATTTTATACATATATAGCTGACACAAAGATTTTATGCATAAAGCAACCACAAAGATTTCATACACATAGCCGTCACAAAATTTTTATACATAGACCGGTCACAAAGATTTCATACACATATATATAGCCATCACAAAGAGTTTATAGAAATAGTCgtcataaatattttatacatatatagcCGTCACAACGAATTATACATATAGCCGTTTACGATGTAATTTTGGTCTGGTGAATAGCTGtctcatttgaaattatttttttttataaacaaactcttttttaattttgttgcatGTACAAGAAATGTTTGAAATCTGCGTTTCTTTACTTcgtgattatttaaaaaaaaaaaatgatttattaaatgatttaaaaaaatgcgtTTCTGTACTTCgtgattatataaaaataaaataatcaacgaATAGACAGTtctgaatttaatttaaaataaaattcctaAAATATCATAAAACGACATTTATAGAGTGATTGAAAGTAAAAACAAAGACTACCCAGTTGGAACAATAGTAAGAAGTTACTCAGGATGGAGAAGTCGTACCATTGTGTCAGCAGAAGCTTGCCGTAGAATGCCTGAACTTGGGGATTTATCATTGTCCACAGCTCTTGGTGTAATGGGCATGCCCGGGTAAGATGGACATCATTTTCTGATTGTTAAGCATGTGTTGTAGTGTAGGATTACTGcattttttgaacattttaataaggACATACACCGTATTTCCGGATTGAAAATTACGAAAATAAATTGTCGTATTGAATACAAATTACTAAAACTTTTCTGAACTCTCGTCATTGGTCTTCGTCGATACCAGACATTTATACAAGTACAAACTATTGAATATTGAAGGGTTTTCAACCCAAAATAACATACACAAGGACGTTAATACCAACAATATGTTTTTGTCACTTTTATTTTCAAGTAttgaatataagaatattttcaatatttctgcTCAAAACACTTTGTACTATATAGAATTgccaaataaataaaagtaatggAACATTGAATAATATGTTAACAAATATTTTCGCAGGATGACTGCATTTTTCGGTTTCCTGGAGATATGCAGTCCTAAAGAAGGTGAAGTAGTTGTTGTCAATGGGGCAGCTGGTGCTGTTGGTAGTTTGGTAGGACAAATAGCTAAAATTAAGGTAAGTTGACAGTGGGGCAGCTGGTGCTGTTGGTAGTTTGGTAGGACAAATAGCTAAAATTAAGGTAAGTTGTCAGTGGGGCAGCTGGCGCTGTTGGTAGTTTGGTAGGACAAATAGCTAAAATTAAGGTAAGTTGTCAGTGGGGCAGCTGGGGCTGTTGGTAGTTTGGTAGGATAAATAGCTAAAATTAAGGTAAACTCAATTTACAAGTCATTCAGTCGCATATTTCCCCTATAAATTACAGATAAATTACTAAAAGAGAGCTGAAAGATACCAAACGGATGTTGTATCGATTTGATAAGTttagcccttttcaactgattttcatagtttgttcaTTTGTTATACTGTTATACAATAGGTTAAGAGAAGGATTGGGCaaccgctaacatgtttaaccccgtaaCATTCTGTATATGCCTATCCCACGACAGAGCCTGTTTATCAGTGGTTGTCTATTGCCATCCATCACATTTGTCTTTCGTTCATTGTATTTTACATAAATCAAGCTGctaattttctcgtttgacttgttttacatttgtcattttgatgtcttttatagctgactatactgtatgtgatttgctcattgttgaaggccgtacggtaacctatataTGATCACATGATTCACATCTATGTCATTTGATGTCTgccggagagttgtctcattagcacttataccacatgttcttatttttGTAAGAACATGTTTATCTACATGCTCTGAAAAATCGACTTGTTCTGGTCTGTCTATGACATTGCTGTTAATTTTGAATTATACCTAAAACTGCAGCGGTCTTTGTGAGAATGCTATACTAAATATATAAGGATaataacagtattataaaaatatattggaAACTGCAGCAGACCAACCATCAAGATAACTAATCCAACAGAACAGATGCACAAAGAGAATCAACAACTAgcaagtatatataaaaaaagaagatgtggtatgattgccaatgagacaactatccacaaaagaccaaaatgacacagacgttaacaactataggtcaccgtacggtcttcaacaatgagcaaagccctaccgcatggtcagctataaaaggccccgataagacaatgtaaaacaattcaaacgagaaaaccaacggccttatttacgtaaaaaaaaatgaacgaaaaacaaatatgtaacacataaacaaacggcaaccactgaattacaggctcctgacttgggacaggcacatacaaagaCATTTTTAATATAAACTAACTTCATACACACAAAAATGCGGTAGGGTAAAGCCACAGGCATTCGTCTTAGAAAAAATCACAACGATGTTATTGTAAAATATTCTTTCTTGCCATCAATGCCGACAGAAGGTTCGGATGTCAAATTGCCCAATGGCTAAGACCCAATGTTGTCTTTTCTCTAAAATGAAATATCCTTGGCTTGCCAAATGTctgttttatagatatttttttttagctcacctggcccaaaggaccaagtgagcgtttctaatcacttggcgtccgtcgtccgtcgtcgttaacttttacaaaaatcttctctgaaactactgggccaattttaaccaaacttggtcacaattatcattggggtatctagttagtaaaatgtgtctgatgaccaggccaaccaaccaagatggccgccatggttaaaaattgaacataggggtaaaatgtagattttggcttataactctgaaaccaaagcatttagagaaaatctgacatgggggtaaaattgttaatcaggtcaagatctatctgccctgaaattttcagatgaatcggacaaccggttgttggattgctgcccctgaattggtaattttaagaaaattttgccttttttgggttattatcttgaatattattatagatagagataaactgtaaacagcaataatgttcagcaaagtaaaatctacaaataagtcaatatgaccaaaatggtcagttgaccccttaaggagttattgccctttataatatttttttaccaatttttcgtaaattttggtatttttttacaaaaatattctcctttgaaactactgggtcaaatttaaccaaatgtattcacaatcattattagggtattttgttttaaaaatgcgtgcggtgacccagccaacctttcaagatggccaccatggctaaaaatagaacataggggtaaaatgtagatgttggcttataactctgaaaccaacgcatttagagcaaatctgacaggggttaatttgtttatcaagtcaatatctatctgccctgaaattttcagttgaattggacGACTGGTTGTTGTGTTGcttccctccaattggtaatatttaaagaatttttcggtttttggttattatcttgaatactattatagatagagataaaatttaaacagcaataatgttcagcaaagtaagatctaataaaaagtcaacatgaccacaatattcaatttttaacaatttttatttggtaaatatttgtaaatttttaccaaatattttcctctgtatcttAAGGGCCAAGTctatatagatagagaaaattgtaagtagcaagaatgttcagtaaaagtaagatctacaaacacatcaccatcaccaaaacacaattttgtcatgaatccatctgtgtcctttgtttaatatgtacatagaccaaggtgagcgacacaggctttttAGAGCCTCTTGTTCAATTTTCTGTCAGTTTGCGGGACATCCCCATTGttaattttttcttgttttgttttacagGGTTGTAAAGTTATAGGATTTGCAGGAGACGAAGAAAAATGCAAATGGATAAAAAGTTTAGGATTTGATTGTGTTTATAACTATAAGAAGGTTAACATTGACGATGCACTGAAGGAAGCCGCACCAGAAGGTGTCGACTGTTACTTTGATAACGTAAGATACGTTTTAGGTTGAAGAAAACTATAAacctagataataaaaaaaataaaaattaaaaaagatccGAAACGGAAAACATGAAACAAATAACCTCTTTGTTTGTTGTATATTCGGGAAAATACGTGAATTAATTttgtatgaattttaaaaaacgtGGAAACCTATACTACCGTTAAAGATACCAAACATCCAAACATTCCTACACAAAGTAACTTTTTAGTTAGTATCTAGAAAATACTTTctaatttcttttaaatgtagTCATGAgactttaaaaaaacatgttactTTCGAACCTGGTCAAAGTAATATTTATGTAGAAGATAGAAGATCCCAATATTCACTAGATATTATAGTGATTTATAGATCGAATAACAAAATAAAGTATATGTGTGTACTAGCATATGAACAATAATATCTCATTTATGTGAGCTCATGATCATGTATGAGTTGCAGAGATGAGGTTTTGGTCGTGAAAAGAATACACAATgcataattcttttttttaccttttttttaaggTCGGAGGAGAATTTACATTAAGTGTTCttaaaaatatgaaactt
This sequence is a window from Mytilus edulis chromosome 1, xbMytEdul2.2, whole genome shotgun sequence. Protein-coding genes within it:
- the LOC139490835 gene encoding prostaglandin reductase 1-like isoform X4 codes for the protein MVKAKSWKIAKLFDGVPKDEDLQLVEEDLPGLKDGEMLIEAVYLTVDPYMRVRLETNGKVGDTMMGEQISKVIESKNKDYPVGTIVRSYSGWRSRTIVSAEACRRMPELGDLSLSTALGVMGMPGMTAFFGFLEICSPKEGEVVVVNGAAGAVGSLVGQIAKIKGCKVIGFAGDEEKCKWIKSLGFDCVYNYKKVNIDDALKEAAPEGVDCYFDNVGGEFTLSVLKNMKLFGRMSICGQISQYNATDKLKAELPFPMILFKQLLVQGFIVTRWYPRWAEGEKQMSQWIREGKITYKETVTEGFENMYTAFRGLFKGSNTGKAIVKC